The nucleotide window AAAGACGTGACATTTGAAATGTATTTCAGATTCATTGGACTTTAATCTTTATCGATTCATAAACTTCTAGTAAAATCGATTAGTAGGCAACTACCACAATGCTATCTGAAATCACATTGTATTcgtaattatatttacattattattaagatGAAGGCCAAAGGAATTTAATAATAAGATCCAGATAAATAGTtctaagaataaataaaaacatgtttactccttaattagttaatttcttaaattctaGGGGTTCACAAGCCCAACTGCGCCTATCTAATAACATTTACACATAGTTTTATTTGGTGGTTGACGAATAAGTATGGAAAACTGtagcaaaaatataaaatggacCACATTTCTTTTGCAAGAAAGTTGTAAATTTCGTACTGCTAATATTTTTACTTCGCAAAATTTCGTCTAGTAATTCCAGATGTAGACGTAATAATCATATTCAAAGTTCAAACAAGTTCAAGGTCCACTTTACAGTAAGAAGGTACCTATCGTTTATTCTGACAATCGAAAACTATTTcataatgcacgccattgacgatcaattattctcacgtttctgcagcacccacgactataacgatcgtgtattggtcgctgcgtgcatgacggttCGCCTTATGGAACCTCTTCGCTGCCATtggcgctgcagaaacgtgagaataatccATCAATGGCTGTCTTGggatttaatttaacataataatataatcatgaCATTATCACCAAATCTTTGAATTTCTAATCCTCCTAATTTTGACAATCGAAAACTATTTCGTGTGACTAATCTGACTTAATATAAAACTATCTTCTATTCTATATTTATTAGTGTGATCACATAATATTAGTCGAATAACCACTTCGAGTCTCGCAACTTAGAATttctaaaactttataaataccTAATCCTAATAGCTGTGAGTATGTAGATTACTACTGGCAACACTGCACTTACTCGTACATTAGATGTTATAGTAGGGGAgacgaagaggggatttttggagTTACTCAAACGCGGCAGCTGAACATAAGGTAGTTTActttgcacgttgttcagtacctccaccaagtattagcccttaatattggtgggtacgtttagggcaaccaaaacaaaaacttacttcagaaatactcaaccagcacgtcagattaagataaggtaggtgagttgttAGCTAATAGGTGTCCATTTCGAAAATTTGACGGTTAGAGTGTAAGTTATGTGAGGGttctaatgttataaaataaaacccttatattcctgttatcgagccacgaacgcggttatttttttgcttattttgaatgaactaATCTCCTGAGttatcgctcatgttttctgatgaattttacactaaaaatggaaaaataataaaaattttaataaaaaaaatacaaccgacttcaaaacctaaaaacgtacccactaaactaaaaagtgaaaaataacatcataatatgttctacctgctgatcagtatgaaggcggtgctaagccggtgatgtattaatgtattaattcaagccatgtgagaatatcttatagatttagattttgcagacagtgttgtttttgtggtcctgtcagaaatggctttaattaagacaacaccggctaagcaccgccttcatactgatcagcaggtagaacatattatgatgttatttttcactttttagtttagtgggtacgtttttaggttttgaagtcggttgtattttttttattaaaatttttattatttttccatttttagtgtaaaatttcatctcaaacgaatacatcagacccctaatgacagtcacaaatcttggtacaaaattctcagcaatacaaattaatcaagcccaagcacaaggtagctaccgtaaaccgttaaggagttctcttaattgaccttggtcttcatcatcagacctcaaTAACAGACActataggtagaaagttctcagcaatacgaattaatcaagcccaaacacaaggcagttactgtaaactgttaaggagttcccttaattgtccttggtcgtcatcaccaaacccctaaatgacagtcacaacctatctatgtggaaagttctcattaatataaattaatcaagcccaaacacaaggtaactgctgtaaatcgccgaggagttccctcgtctgttttatggctccatcatcagatcgactttaaaccttcatgaaattatagtgcttaaaagtactaaatggaaaagtatacgaacacactagacaccgatataattttcgaaagttcccctcaatttctccaggattccaccatcagatcttgacatgatggcaatgggaccaaatgggggctataccgtttcaaacaaaaaaagaatttttgaaatcggtccaggcgtctttgagtaatcggtgtacatacataaaaaaaaaaaaaaaaaaaaataccgaccgaattgagaacctcctcctttttgaagtcggttaattacttcagaaatactcaaccagcacgtcagattaagataaggtaggtgagttgttAGCTAATAGGTGTCCATTTCGAAAATTTGACGGTTAGAGTGTAAGTTATGTGAGGGttctaatgttataaaataaaacccttatattcctgttatcgagccacgaacgcggttatttttttgcttattttgaatgaactaATCTCCTGAGttatcgctcatgttttctgatgatttttgataaaaataaaaataaaaaattgtctataaagtattgtttttttccCCATCGcagaaagcgaaaaaagtatataaccatgtattctttctatcatctaatctaccaaatctaatcaaTTCCAATGAcgttttagtaactgcaaatttaacaTCCCGGGCTCCCATACTATTAGTGCCTGTTGTTATTTTCAAACGTATATTTCGACTTCAAAGTTCAACGGATGGTGCCTCTGACTCTTCATCCTCACTGTGACGTGGGAGTAGCCTACGCCACCCTCTGTGATGTTGGCGGTAGCGTGGGAGAAGTCGTTGTCTATTGCAGCTACACCCTGGAAATAAACACAATGTTCTAAGTTAAACTTAAtcaactacttttttttttactctttactctttacaagttagcccttgactacaatctcacctgatggtaagtgatgatgcagtctaaaatggaagcgggctaacttgttaggaggaggatgaaaatccacaccacttttcggtttctacacgacatcgtaccggaacgctaaatcgcttgacggtacgtctttgccggtagagtggtaactagtcacggccgaagcctcccaccagccagtcctggaccagttaagaaaatctcaatcggcccagccggggatcgaacccaggacagtcttgtaaatgcaccgcgcataccactgcgccacggaggtcgtcaaccTCTTAGTTACCTCTTAGTATACTCTCTACTCGTTACTACTATAGCGATCACTATAATATGCTAGCAAAAAAGATCGGGAATATATTTATAAGATTAACGTTAAGACGTAGAAGAATACAGCCTATTAtagcacccgggtgtaacgtaGCTTCCCAGcagtaaagctactgttacacatgctcattttaagcacgaaagcatgctacaattgagcagttgctacttattagcatgtgtatcgcaacattgctaataatgagcatgcttatttcgagcttgctcaagaattaacagtcgtgcgatttttgagcatgctacttgctgaaTAGGtttgctagtcgatcagcattgctattctgtattctcttcaccttcatctctccctgtctaacacgatactatagacagagagcgatagatacaaattagcatgtgtaattggaatgtttgctttgagcatgcttattcaggagcatacttaaaaatatcatgcttattgctagcaaatgtaaactgatgataagcatgttcgtatggagcatacttaatggCACGTATTTAGCaagctattttagagcatgtgttaAACAGTAccttaaaaaaagaattttacaaaacggtccagtagtttcgaagcctgttcaatgcaaacaaacaatcaattctttcctctttatcatattagtatagacgaatgcagactggcagacttcacatacgtagataataacgaaaattctctggtatgcaggtttcctcacgatgttttccttcaccgtttgagacacgtgatatttcgttttagttttcttaaaatgtacacaactgaaaaattggaagtgcatgtcctagaccggattcgaacccacaccctccggaatcggaggcagaggtcaataCAGGACAATAGAGGACAATAGGTATAGTTTTATATAACAGATATTACATAATTGTAGCTGCCATTGCATAATCGTGTCCGAATCACCGAATGCTTGCAACAaacctaattatattttttaacaatagcaATTAAACTAAATTGGTGATTGTGCGAACTCAATATGACTGTAGAATGTTATTTGTTGCAAAATTTATACGAGTGTAATTACAATCCTTAATCCTTTTGAAGCCGTTGCATCTGCTCAACTTGATTGCACAATTACACGCAATTAACAGTGACCAGAGAGCAAAATATAAGCAAATCAAGTTGTGACCCCCCAAAAGCGTAATTTCGTTATTTACGAGTAAGATCACTAGCgaccgcccgcgacttcgtccgcgtggaaatcaatgtaaacttttaacccctatttcaccaatttagaagtagaatttcaaattttcttgaattacattaaatttcgtatttttttatgatttatttgaccaaatttttaaaactgtaacactaaaaataaaagactttccatacaaactttcaacccctatttcacccctttaaTTTGTGGTCTAAAAGTACCCTATATTTTGCTAGGTCatatttactattataccaaaattcatcgtGATTGGTTCAGCcttttagccgtgaaaaggtaagagacagacatacttacttttgcatttattttattagcataGAATTTCGTAAACCTTCGGATTGTTAATCGTAATTCGGAGTTTCTTTCAGTCAAAAGTTACTTCACTTTGTCTAACCTTGTAGCATATAAATATATCGTACTATTAGTGTACCTAATCAGATTTTTAAGTATTTAGAATTCCACAAAATTCCACAAATTCATTCCACAAATGATTGCCAAGACCGGAATTATTACGTCATTGTATACTATTAGGGAAGTACCGCACTAACATCAATAGATATTGATAAACAAATGAATGTTTGCATATTAATTTTGCATACAAATCCTAATAAATACTTTACCTATCTAACATTCAACGGAACGGCAGACAGAGAAACCAAGGCCGATAAACAATTTAGCTACGCgacatgtaaaataataataagaaacaatgctaaaacactaaaatatatgaaagataataaactaaatacactaaaatatacaaaataattgatCCATGAGATCATTAAACTTTAAACTCTAACATTAGAGTTTTATGAGCTTAGTGTTTCATAAACAAAGAattattattgcaaaaataagaCATATTGATGTCAATGTTTTCATGTTGCGTTGCTTAATTTCTTTATGAATCATCTTGGTATTAATGTTCAGAAAGTAGAAATGGTTGTTTATTGTAATCGATTTAGCTCACAGTTATTTTAAACGATCCAAAACTTGATTGTTACGTGGGTAGTGAATTTCAAATTGGTGCGGTGAAGATTACACAacgattattatgaaaaataaatatttttaaggttCTGACAACTTTGACTGGACGACAACCTCTATAACTGTCATAACAACGAATCGAATGAATGACCGAATGTAAATCGAATTGACGTATAGGTATAGTCTGTAAACCTAATTTTCGTATTACGTAGGTATAGTCTGTAAACCTAATTAAATCTCATAAGTGCTTAATTTACTAATTATAACTTTTCAAATACGTTcataacactctcgatggtccgcgcgggccggggggcgtgtagcggtgaatgaaaaaccaaCAATTGATTCACCTCACTGCCcggcacgcacgatttcacacccgcgcagtctttccccccgtcgcccgcatatcatgggagtgtcatcaacgaacttgccaagctatagttacgTAGTtaggaaagaatatttttttcaactttctcATAGGTACGTACCTATAACATATTCGAGCTCActgtaataaaaactaaattaaacatACACCTGAGTACACAAAGACGACAAAACTCATAAACAGAAAACAACGTCGATgcttaaaaaatgtgaaattaaGCAGAAACTAAATACTTCACCTAAATCCACTTCACTATAACTACCTATTTCTATTATAAATGCAGTAGATGTAGTATGTAAAGATAGTTAACCGAATAAGTATAAACAATGCATTGTTTTATTCACCTGTACCTAACAAAGAGTTGGAAGCCAACCAAAATTGTTGTTCCTTATATGAATTGGTATGAATTCTCCattaaaataaagtacctactaacaattattatttatgtaacccaaatcaaaatttcaatattttaaccaCGACGtcaaaattaatcaataaataccCTTTTGACCGAACTTTGCTAAgtatattaaaatctattaataatcgCCCTTTGATCCTCTCTAAAACTTTATAAAGGGATAAGTTAAGAAAGTTACCTTAATAATTCGCTTCTCCGGATCACTGTACGACAACGTTTTTATCCTCTTCTTGAAGGGTATCGCGAAATCTTTAACCCTCTGATGGAAGACCATCTTCCTGTGTACAGTATCACCGATAATCATATCGTAGGTCCAgcacaaacacaaaaaacacaaaaaagatACTAGAAACAGAACACGCATGTCGTTCGCAAAACCGACTCAAAACAAACTGTCATTTTGCGTATGTACAGGCGCGACGAACGACTGGCGTCTAATGACTAATGTACGATAACCTCGAATGCCGATAGTAAATACATAGGTCATTTCCCCGATATTTAAAACAACT belongs to Bicyclus anynana chromosome 10, ilBicAnyn1.1, whole genome shotgun sequence and includes:
- the LOC112042973 gene encoding uncharacterized protein LOC112042973 gives rise to the protein MRVLFLVSFLCFLCLCWTYDMIIGDTVHRKMVFHQRVKDFAIPFKKRIKTLSYSDPEKRIIKGVAAIDNDFSHATANITEGGVGYSHVTVRMKSQRHHPLNFEVEIYV